From the genome of Drosophila melanogaster chromosome 2L, one region includes:
- the alpha4GT1 gene encoding alpha1,4-galactosyltransferase 1, translating to MLLWLPIAVARRMFIILVLMVIGGLFYIYTSENKYHSCFMEGQVLATQQALTADGETNLLGDVLQADPKPSPGNSIFFHETSCRLSENRQLETLKVTARQACAIESAAMHNPNFQVFVLFAGPTYRISNNKSHPQPLLEAILSYSNVHLRRLNLESYASGTPMEEWLKDGRLSRSKYLFSHISDFLRYLTLYRYGGLYLDMDVVVLRNMEKVPPNYTGAESNTHLAAGVMNLAATGFGHEIAASCLRDFQHNFNGGDWGNNGPGVITRVAQKICGTKDIALMREDPKRCMGFKVFGRGAFYAVPWKQWRDFFEPENLEETIARCKDSYVVHVWNKHSSKLPIKIGSKNAYALYAEQNCPRSYKAAGEYF from the exons ATGCTCCTCTGGTTGCCCATTGCGGTGGCACGCAGGATGTTCATCATCCTCGTCCTAATGGTAATTGGAGGCCTCTTCTACATCTACACTTCGGAAAATAAATACCACTCATGCTTTATGGAGGGCCAAGTACTGGCAACTCAGCAGGCGCTAACTGCAGATGGCGAAACAAATCTATTGGGCGACGTCCTCCAGGCGGATCCCAAACCCTCGCCCGGAAACAGTATCTTCTTTCACGAGACCAGCTGCCGCCTATCCGAGAACAGACAGCTGGAGACGCTGAAGGTCACTGCCCGCCAGGCATGCGCAATCGAGTCGGCAGCGATGCATAATCCGAATTTCCAAGTGTTCGTCCTGTTCGCTGGCCCCACCTATCGAATCtccaacaacaaaagccatCCCCAACCATTGTTGGAGGCCATTCTCAGTTACAGCAATGTCCATCTACGTCGACTGAATCTCGAGAGTTACGCATCTGGCACGCCCATGGAGGAGTGGCTCAAAGATGGTCGTTTGTCGCGGTCAAA ATATTTGTTCTCGCACATATCAGACTTTCTCCGCTACCTTACCCTCTATCGGTATGGCGGTCTTTATCTGGACATGGATGTGGTGGTGCTTCGCAACATGGAGAAGGTGCCGCCCAATTACACAGGTGCTGAGTCCAACACCCATTTGGCAGCTGGCGTAATGAACCTGGCAGCCACTGGCTTTGGCCACGAGATCGCCGCGTCCTGTTTGCGCGACTTTCAGCACAACTTTAACGGCGGGGACTGGGGCAACAATGGCCCAGGGGTGATAACCCGTGTGGCTCAGAAGATATGTGGCACCAAAGACATTGCTCTGATGCGAGAGGACCCCAAGCGCTGCATGGGCTTCAAAGTATTCGGACGGGGCGCCTTTTACGCCGTACCGTGGAAGCAGTGGCGAGACTTCTTTGAGCCGGAAAACTTAGAAGAGACAATCGCCCGGTGCAAGGACTCGTATGTAGTGCATGTGTGGAATAAGCACTCGAGCAAGCTGCCTATCAAAATAGGATCTAAGAACGCCTACGCCTTGTATGCCGAACAAAATTGCCCGAGATCGTACAAGGCTGCTGGCGAATACTTCTAG
- the Prp40 gene encoding pre-mRNA processing factor 40: protein MNVPPSVGNGGAPPGRGIGYTPPGAIVPQFPPPGFGAPPPPELAAAFGVMATSTEWTEHKAPDGRPYYYNQNTKQSSWEKPEALMTPAELLHNQCPWKEYRSDTGKVYYHNVATKETCWEPPPEYVDMKAKAKAEEAAAAAKAVAAMTSSSLAGMVPPAALASILPAALPVAPRLPTPEIHSPLTPSSNENSSSAMDQAMAATLAAIEVPQQNAKKDDKSESAVVFKDKREAIESFKELLRDRNVPSNANWDQCVKIISKDPRYAAFKNLNERKQTFNAYKTQKIKDEREESRLKAKKAKEDLEQFLMSSDKMNSQMKYFRCEEVFAGTRTWTAVPEPDRRDIYEDCIFNLAKREKEEARLLKKRNMKVLGELLESMTSINHATTWSEAQVMLLDNVAFKNDVTLLGMDKEDALIVFEEHIRTLEKEEDEEREREKKRMKRQQRKNRDSFLALLDSLHEEGKLTSMSLWVELYPIISADLRFSAMLGQSGSTPLDLFKFYVENLKARFHDEKKIIREILKEKAFVVQAKTSFEDFATVVCEDKRSASLDAGNVKLTYNSLLEKAEAIEKERMKEEVRRLRKLENEIKNEWLEANVSVAEPYESAKKLVEHLEAFALYEKEIGVEKIWEDFVKESEDACSHHHSRSRKSKKNKKHKKRVRSVSRSDIENEHIEVEKSKRRRSKTRSHSLTSIGSIESEKLLKKKKKRKNKLRGSSCESDVPGIQSPGTQALLQNDSNSHSPAKKKKKEKRAKKDKRHNRHNRSGTPLSPAQSVESSGSRNEELTLSDGELESKRAALLAQLSEQLDE from the exons ATGAATGTTCCTCCTAGCGTGGGCAATGGAGGAGCGCCACCGGGAAGGGGCATAGGCTACACGCCGCCCGGTGCAATCGTGCCGCAGTTTCCACCACCCGGATTTGGGGCCCCACCCCCACCGGAGCTGGCCGCCGCCTTCGGGGTGATGGCCACCAGCACCGAGTGGACGGAGCACAAGGCGCCGGACGGACGACCATACTATTACAATCAGAACACGAAGCAAAGCTCGTGGGAGAAGCCGGAGGCTCTGATGACGCCCGCCGAGCTGCTGCACAACCAGTGTCCCTGGAAGGAGTATCGCTCGGATACGGGCAAAGTGTACTACCACAACGTGGCCACCAAGGAGACCTGCTGGGAGCCGCCGCCGGAGTACGTGGATATGAAGGCCAAGGCGAAGGCGGAAGA AGCTGCTGCAGCCGCCAAAGCCGTAGCAGCCATGACATCATCCAGCTTAGCCGGCATGGTGCCACCTGCTGCTCTGGCTAGTATTCTTCCCGCTGCCCTGCCTGTTGCCCCCCGATTACCGACTCCTGAGATCCACTCGCCGCTGACACCCAGCAGCAACGAGAACTCGTCATCAGCGATGGATCAGGCCATGGCCGCCACGTTAGCGGCTATAGAGGTGCCACAACAAAATG CTAAGAAGGACGACAAGTCAGAGAGCGCTGTGGTGTTTAAGGATAAACGCGAGGCCATCGAGTCCTTTAAAGAGCTGCTGCGGGACCGCAATGTGCCATCAAATGCGAACTGGGACCAGTGTGTGAAAATCATATCAAAGGATCCGCGATACGCAGCCTTCAAAAATCTGAACGAGCGCAAGCAAACATTCAATGCCTACAAGACGCAGAAGATTAAGGACGAGCGCGAGGAGTCTCGCTTAAAAGCCAAGAAGGCAAAAGAGGACTTGGAGCAGTTCCTTATGTCCAGCGATAAGATGAACTCGCagatgaaatattttcgttgtGAAGAAGTATTTGCCGGAACGCGAACATGGACCGCGGTGCCGGAACCGGATCGGCGAGATATATACGAGGActgtatatttaatttagcGAAGCGAGAGAAGGAAGAAGCGCGGTTGCTGAAAAAACGAAACATGAAGGTTCTGGGCGAGCTGCTAGAGTCGATGACTTCAATCAATCATGCCACCACCTGGTCAGAGGCTCAGGTTATGCTATTGGACAACGTAGCATTTAAGAATGATGTGACTCTGCTCGGAATGGACAAGGAGGACGCCCTAATTGTCTTCGAGGAGCACATTCGCACCTTGGaaaaggaggaggacgaggaacGTGAGCGGGAAAAGAAGCGCATGAAGCGACAGCAGCGCAAAAACAGGGACTCCTTTCTTGCGCTGCTCGACTCCCTGCATGAAGAGGGAAAGCTCACTTCCATGTCGCTGTGGGTGGAGCTGTATCCCATCATATCAGCCGATTTGCGATTCTCCGCTATGCTCGGCCAGAGCGGGTCTACACCCCTGGATCTTTTCAAGTTCTATGTGGAAAACCTGAAAGCCCGCTTCCATgatgagaaaaaaataataagggAGATCCTCAAGGAAAAGGCATTTGTTGTCCAAGCGAAGACATCCTTCGAGGACTTTGCCACGGTCGTGTGTGAAGATAAGCGGTCAGCCAGCCTGGACGCGGGAAATGTGAAGCTCACATACAACTCCCTGCTGGAAAAG GCCGAGGCCATTGAAAAGGAACGGATGAAAGAGGAGGTGCGAAGGTTGCGGAAActagaaaatgaaattaaaaacgaatGGCTGGAGGCGAACGTCTCAGTGGCCGAACCCTATGAGAGCGCCAAGAAGCTGGTAGAACACCTTGAAGCATTTGCCCTTTATGAAAAAGAAATCGGTGTGGAGAAGATCTGGGAGGACTTTGTTAAGGAAAGCGAAGATGCGTGCAGCCATCATCACTCGCGATCACGAAAATCTAAGAAAAACAAGAAGCACAAAAAACGAGTACGGTCCGTCTCGAGATCAGACATCGAGAATGAGCATATAGAAGTGGAGAAGTCCAAGCGAAGGCGCTCCAAGACACGATCG CATTCCCTGACCTCAATTGGCAGCATCGAGAGCGAAAAATTGctgaagaagaaaaagaagcgcaAGAACAAACTGCGAGGT TCCTCCTGCGAATCGGATGTTCCAGGCATTCAATCGCCGGGAACTCAAGCTCTACTTCAGAACGACTCAAACTCGCACTCACccgcaaagaaaaagaagaaggagaagCGAGCTAAGAAGGACAAGCGACACAACAGGCACAATCGATCCGGCACGCCCCTTAGTCCTGCCCAGTCCGTCGAGTCGTCTGGATCGCGAAACGAGGAGCTGACGTTAAGTGACGGCGAGCTGGAATCGAAGCGAGCGGCTCTTCTAGCCCAACTCAGCGAGCAGCTCGACGAGTGA
- the Sf3b2 gene encoding splicing factor 3b subunit 2, isoform B, protein MADQLNNEPGQPTPLMSIRFDQQQHESAAANGNENGNGNANGDGDASEDAVDAEKTPGELVLPKALEDVLALKDQRAAEFTVDADSQGGSGGATQDGDEADVGEDSEEDADNQVNGSASQKTGKQSKAERNKKKKKRKKQNRKIRHQIEFARQQQLAQAEENEPEAKDSETKAHGSEDEQVAEKEKKDKRKESRSKRRKDRSDEKDTDKKAGEANDENVTIEYVPEKITIADLAPMYRQFYRVFEIFKLENKPKPVEKDKSSHDSESHPRDKKATDKQLEDEDDDGDDDEERKEDKEKLSKRKLKKLTRLSVAELKQLVSRPDVVEMHDVTARDPKLLVQLKAYRNTVQVPRHWCFKRKYLQGKRGIEKPPFDLPAFIKKTGIMEMRESLQEREDAKTLKAKMRERVRPKMGKIDIDYQKLHDAFFKWQTKPRMTIHGDLYYEGKEFETRLKEKKPGDLSEELRIALGMPVGPNSHKIPPPWLIAQQRYGPPPSYPNLKIPGLNAPIPDGTSFGYHAGGWGKPPVDENGKPLYGDVFGTNILDLDNGVDEADIERNQWGELESESEESSEEEEEDGEDLGDQQDETGLVTPVEGLVTPSGLTSVPAGMETPENIELRKKKIEAEMEDNETPVLYQVLPEKRTDRIGASMMGSTHVYDVSGSGANKQPPVRSTTDREGIVELALDPSELDLDNDAMAQRYEQQMREQQNHLQKEDLSDMLAEHVARQKSKRKRQQTDPAKTTKKYKEFKF, encoded by the exons atggcgGACCAGTTGAACAACGAG CCCGGCCAACCCACGCCGCTCATGTCCATTCGCTTcgaccagcagcagcacgaaAGTGCGGCGGCCAATGGAAATGAGAACGGCAATGGTAATGCCAATGGCGACGGCGATGCCTCCGAAGATGCTGTTGATGCCGAAAAAACGCCCGGAGAACTGGTCCTGCCCAAGGCCTTGGAGGACGTTCTGGCTTTGAAGGATCAAAGGGCAGCCGAGTTCACGGTGGACGCCGATTCGCAGGGTGGCAGTGGGGGTGCTACCCAGGACGGCGACGAAGCGGATGTGGGCGAGGACAGCGAGGAGGATGCGGATAACCAGGTGAACGGGAGTGCCAGCCAAAAGACCGGCAAGCAGAGCAAGGCGGAGCgtaacaaaaagaagaagaagcgaAAGAAGCAGAACAGGAAGATACGCCACCAGATTGAGTTCGcacggcagcagcagttggCCCAAGCGGAGGAGAACGAACCGGAGGCCAAGGACTCGGAGACAAAAGCCCATGGCAGCGAGGACGAACAGGTTGCCGAAAAGGAAAAGAAGGACAAACGCAAAGAGAGTCGCAGCAAGCGCAGGAAGGATCGTAGTGATGAGAAAGATACGGACAAAAAGGCTGGCGAGGCCAATGATGAAAATGTGACCATTGA ATATGTGCCCGAAAAGATAACCATTGCCGATTTGGCGCCAATGTACCGCCAGTTTTATCGTGTGTTCGAAATCTTCAAGCTGGAAAACAAACCAAAGCCTGTGGAGAAGGACAAATCTTCGCACGATTCTGAGTCCCATCCCAGGGACAAAAAGGCTACAGACAAACAGctcgaggacgaggacgatgaCGGCGATgatgacgaagagcgcaaggaAGACAAGGAGAAGCTGTCCAAGCGGAAACTTAAGAAACTGACCCGTTTGAGTGTGGCAGAACTGAAACAACTGGTCTCTCGACCTGACGTAGTGGAGATGCACGATGTCACAGCGAGAGATCCCAAACTACTGGTTCAACTGAAAGCCTATAGGAACACAGTACAAGTGCCGCGGCATTGGTGCTTCAAGCGAAAATATCTGCAGGGCAAAAGGGGTATTGAGAAGCCTCCGTTCGATCTCCCCGCCTTCATCAAAAAGACGGGCATCATGGAGATGCGCGAATCGTTGCAGGAACGAGAGGACGCCAAGACACTCAAGGCCAAGATGCGTGAACGCGTCCGTCCCAAGATGGGCAAAATTGACATTGACTACCAGAAACTTCACGATGCCTTCTTCAAGTGGCAGACCAAGCCCCGCATGACCATTCATGGCGACCTCTACTACGAGGGCAAGGAGTTTGAGACACGCCTTAAGGAAAAGAAGCCCGGAGATCTCTCCGAGGAGTTGCGCATTGCTCTGGGAATGCCCGTGGGACCCAACTCACACAAGATTCCGCCACCATGGCTCATTGCTCAACAGCGCTACGGGCCGCCGCCCTCGTATCCGAATCTTAAAATTCCTGGCCTGAATGCTCCGATCCCAGACGGAACCTCGTTCGGTTATCATGCCGGAGGTTGGGGCAAGCCGCCAGTGGATGAGAACGGAAAACCGCTGTACGGTGACGTATTTGGAACCAACATATTGGACCTTGAT AATGGCGTAGACGAAGCTGACATTGAACGTAACCAATGGGGCGAACTGGAATCGGAGTCAGAAGAATCATCcgaggaggaagaggaagatGGCGAGGACTTGGGCGATCAGCAGGATGAGACTGGCCTGGTAACGCCAGTAGAGGGACTAGTAACACCCTCTGGACTCACCAGTGTTCCAGCTGGCATGGAAACCCCCGAGAACATTGAGCTTCGCAAGAAGAAAATTGAAGCCGAGATGGAGGA CAACGAAACTCCTGTTCTGTATCAAGTGCTGCCTGAGAAGCGCACCGACCGCATAGGGGCTTCCATGATGGGATCAACCCATGTCTACGACGTCAGTGGCAGTGGGGCTAACAAACAGCCCCCAGTTCGATCAACCACAGATCGCGAGGGCATTGTGGAACTGGCTCTCGATCCTAGCGAATTGGACTTGGACAATGACGCAATGGCCCAGCGTTATGAGCAACAAATGCGTGAGCAGCAGAATCACCTGCAAAAGGAGGATCTGTCAGACATGTTGGCCGAACATGTGGCGCGGCAGAAATCGAAGCGCAAGCGACAGCAAACGGATCCGGCCAAGACCACAAAGAAGTACAAGGAGTTCAAGTTTTAG
- the CG17219 gene encoding uncharacterized protein produces MFKFNFDVKAESSEDPEAVKNDIFSKQENSEERESGITKDIDWYNSEKVQPLDNLISAMDFYELNAKEMEVGKMTIKHLVAGFLLEDLKEQSHLVNLDLRKSEENHSDLISGVYEGGAKIWECTEDLLLYLSEKYEDSFWKEKRVLDLGCGCGLLGIYAMKHGARVDFQDYNKDVLEYITYPNILLNLDDSLSEDEKLKFLDNSTTLYSGDWSHFAELSRDVAKYDLILTSETIYNIANQQKLLDTFAGRLKSDGVILVAAKSHYFGVGGGLEQFSENIRLGNVFQSESVWQADENLKRGILQLKFK; encoded by the exons AtgttcaaatttaattttgatgtGAAGGCGGAATCCTCGGAAGATCCAGAGGCCGttaaaaatgatatttttagCAAGCAGGAAAATTCAGAAGAACGTGAGTCGGGTATCACAAAGGATATAGATTGGTACAATTCGGAGAAAGTACAACCACTGGATAACCTAATTTCGGCAATGGATTTCTATGAGCTTAACGCCAAGGAAATGGAGGTGGGAAAGATGACGATAAAACATCTTGTGGCCGGGTTTCTGCTGGAGGATTTAAAGGAGCAATCCCACTTGGTAAACCTGGATCTCAGGAAGTCTGAGGAAAATCATTCAGATCTGATTTCCGGTGTCTACGAGGGCGGTGCTAAAATATGGGAATGCACTGAAGATCTTCTACTATATCTATCCGAAAAGTACGAGGACTCATTCTGGAAGGAGAAAAGAGTCCTAGATTTGGGATGTGGCTGCGGATTGCTGGGTATATATGCTATGAAACACGGCGCACGGGTGGATTTTCAGGACTAC AACAAAGATGTGCTGGAATACATAACATATCCAAATATCCTGCTAAATTTGGACGACTCTTTATCTGAAGATGAAAAGCTGAAATTTTTAGACAACAGTACAACCTTATATTCTGGAGATTGGTCTCATTTTGCTGAACTATCAAGGGATGTGGCGAAATACGATCTAATACTTACCTCTGAGACTATATACAATATTGCAAATCAGCAAAAGCTCTTGGATACCTTTGCTGGTCGCTTAAAATCCGATGGAGTCATTTTGGTTGCCGCAAAATCTCATTATTTTGGAGTTGGTGGCGGCCTGGAACAGTTTTCAGAGAACATTAGGCTGGGAAATGTTTTCCAAAGTGAGAGTGTTTGGCAGGCAGACGAAAACTTAAAAAGAGGAATCttgcaattgaaatttaaataa
- the GABPI gene encoding beta4GalNAcTB pilot, isoform A, with translation MFLMTAGTSNFLSAAWRSEAEESKSKENGSLCCCEYVAEDSRERSHILGCCCNCVDFDLVCTRLVTCRAIDRRNIDGMLIAFQDRLRLPWRGGAKRISPAAVAPAFIVPLMLGLATLNSKTAIVLMLTLVGFTIWGMELAKRTATRTNFFLSWLVFSVFYMIIIFEFQVPLLELAPEENYALMFFSCAALYCLYSAKALSPLNLVSAQYGTTPKDELPGIAEASSGEEQAEAQTTLQMESVLSLDDDEVGDMDTAERSGLMHGQPNICEICRKVTPRRAYHCPVCGTCVKRRDHHSYWLNCCIGERNYVWYIVGLALSEIALLLGANLTLTSICHPFMVVRPLGYPVLLPDDCSEVFEGFDLGISFVVACYALLISSYIAFILARQAYLWWKGSTLHEYKRTSNAAGRNRIWSNWRAILK, from the exons ATGTTCTTGATGACAGCCGGCACCTCCAATTTTCTTTCTGCAGCCTGGAGATCAGAGGCTGAGGAGTCCAAGAGTAAGGAGAACGGGAGTCTCTGCTGCTGCGAGTACGTGGCTGAGGACAGTCGAGAGCGATCCCACATCCTAGGATGCTGTTGTAACTGCGTGGACTTCGACTTAGTTTGCACAAG ACTTGTCACCTGCCGAGCCATTGATCGAAGGAACATCGACGGCATGCTCATCGCCTTCCAGGATAGACTGCGCTTGCCATGGCGCGGAGGAGCCAAGCGAATCTCGCCCGCAGCCGTTGCTCCCGCCTTCATTGTCCCCCTCATGCTGGGATTGGCCACTCTGAACTCAAAGACCGCCATAGTGCTGATGCTCACGCTGGTGGGCTTCACCATCTGGGGCATGGAGCTGGCTAAGCGGACCGCCACGCGGACAAACTTCTTTTTGAGCTGGCTGGTCTTCTCGGTGTTCTACATGATCATCATATTTGAGTTTCAGGTTCCTCTGCTGGAGCTGGCTCCGGAGGAGAACTACGCGTTAATGTTCTTCTCCTGTGCCGCTTTGTACTGCCTCTATTCCGCCAAGGCACTGTCGCCCTTGAATCTTGTTTCTGCTCAATACGGAACCACGCCCAAGGATGAGCTGCCTGGGATCGCCGAGGCTTCGAGTGGCGAGGAGCAGGCAGAGGCCCAGACCACACTCCAGATGGAGAGTGTGCTGAGTTTGGATGATGACGAGGTGGGGGATATGGACACTGCTGAGCGATCTGGCTTGATGCACGGTCAGCCCAATATCTGCGAGATCTGCCGGAAGGTTACTCCAAGGCGGGCATACCACTGTCCCGTCTGCGGAACCTGCGTGAAGAGGCGCGATCATCACAGCTACTGGCTAAACTGCTGCATTGGCGAGCGGAACTACGTGTGGTACATTGTTGGACTGGCCCTGTCGGAGATCGCTCTGCTGCTCGGCGCAAACTTGACCCTCACTTCCATTTGCCATCCGTTTATGGTGGTGCGACCGCTTGGTTATCCAGTTCTTTTGCCCGACGACTGCAGTGAGGTGTTCGAAGGCTTCGA CCTCGGAATCTCCTTTGTGGTGGCTTGCTACGCTCTGCTCATTTCTTCCTACATAGCCTTTATACTCGCTAGACAGGCTTACTTGTGGTGGAAGGGATCCACCTTGCACGAATACAAGCGCACCTCCAACGCCGCAGGACGCAACAGAATCTGGAGCAACTGGCGAGCCATCTTAAAGTGA
- the GABPI gene encoding beta4GalNAcTB pilot, isoform C, which yields MLIAFQDRLRLPWRGGAKRISPAAVAPAFIVPLMLGLATLNSKTAIVLMLTLVGFTIWGMELAKRTATRTNFFLSWLVFSVFYMIIIFEFQVPLLELAPEENYALMFFSCAALYCLYSAKALSPLNLVSAQYGTTPKDELPGIAEASSGEEQAEAQTTLQMESVLSLDDDEVGDMDTAERSGLMHGQPNICEICRKVTPRRAYHCPVCGTCVKRRDHHSYWLNCCIGERNYVWYIVGLALSEIALLLGANLTLTSICHPFMVVRPLGYPVLLPDDCSEVFEGFDLGISFVVACYALLISSYIAFILARQAYLWWKGSTLHEYKRTSNAAGRNRIWSNWRAILK from the exons ATGCTCATCGCCTTCCAGGATAGACTGCGCTTGCCATGGCGCGGAGGAGCCAAGCGAATCTCGCCCGCAGCCGTTGCTCCCGCCTTCATTGTCCCCCTCATGCTGGGATTGGCCACTCTGAACTCAAAGACCGCCATAGTGCTGATGCTCACGCTGGTGGGCTTCACCATCTGGGGCATGGAGCTGGCTAAGCGGACCGCCACGCGGACAAACTTCTTTTTGAGCTGGCTGGTCTTCTCGGTGTTCTACATGATCATCATATTTGAGTTTCAGGTTCCTCTGCTGGAGCTGGCTCCGGAGGAGAACTACGCGTTAATGTTCTTCTCCTGTGCCGCTTTGTACTGCCTCTATTCCGCCAAGGCACTGTCGCCCTTGAATCTTGTTTCTGCTCAATACGGAACCACGCCCAAGGATGAGCTGCCTGGGATCGCCGAGGCTTCGAGTGGCGAGGAGCAGGCAGAGGCCCAGACCACACTCCAGATGGAGAGTGTGCTGAGTTTGGATGATGACGAGGTGGGGGATATGGACACTGCTGAGCGATCTGGCTTGATGCACGGTCAGCCCAATATCTGCGAGATCTGCCGGAAGGTTACTCCAAGGCGGGCATACCACTGTCCCGTCTGCGGAACCTGCGTGAAGAGGCGCGATCATCACAGCTACTGGCTAAACTGCTGCATTGGCGAGCGGAACTACGTGTGGTACATTGTTGGACTGGCCCTGTCGGAGATCGCTCTGCTGCTCGGCGCAAACTTGACCCTCACTTCCATTTGCCATCCGTTTATGGTGGTGCGACCGCTTGGTTATCCAGTTCTTTTGCCCGACGACTGCAGTGAGGTGTTCGAAGGCTTCGA CCTCGGAATCTCCTTTGTGGTGGCTTGCTACGCTCTGCTCATTTCTTCCTACATAGCCTTTATACTCGCTAGACAGGCTTACTTGTGGTGGAAGGGATCCACCTTGCACGAATACAAGCGCACCTCCAACGCCGCAGGACGCAACAGAATCTGGAGCAACTGGCGAGCCATCTTAAAGTGA